A stretch of the Fusarium musae strain F31 chromosome 2, whole genome shotgun sequence genome encodes the following:
- a CDS encoding hypothetical protein (EggNog:ENOG41~MEROPS:MER0183709) has protein sequence MSPQDTPTALVVTTTVLSTVAFLAIARALLYPVRPKTIRNPLKAGVYDKANADKLKNLVYQPDQFPGARDVETPYGSIRVYEFGPENGEKVFFVHGISTPCITLGPIALGLVKRGYRVMLFDLFGRGFSDGVADIPHDARLYVSQMLLVLASSPLAWTGTGAFRLVGYSLGGGIAVHFANAFPNLVRDLVLLAPAGLIRAASFGRVSRFLFVSGLVPERILAVATRSRLQKPIAASAKPPPKTPIEAVTTPPLNVAEAEVVPASGEAVTPLEQRVMEYVRWMVTHHSGFVPAFMSSIRFAPLTDQHEAWAKLSERAPGTTAVLLARSDEIIDPESYRRDALSLVGGEHHVRWRILPGSHDFVMTHAGDILSEIDDMFNTNKV, from the exons ATGTCTCCTCAAGATACGCCAACGGCCCTCGTGGTCACAACGACTGTTCTCTCAACTGTTGCCTTTCTCGCTATCGCCCGCGCACTTCTCTACCCCGTGCGCCCGAAAACCATCCGCAATCCGCTCAAGGCGGGCGTGTACGATAAGGCCAATGCTGATAAGTTGAAGAATCTTGTTTATCAGCCTGATCAGTTTCCTGGTGCTCGAGATGTAGAAACCCCA TACGGAAGCATTCGTGTTTACGAGTTTGGCCCTGAGAATGGTGAAAAGGTCTTCTTTGTGCACGGCATCAGCACACCCTGCATCACTCTCGGGCCTATAGCTCTTGGGCTCGTCAAGCGGGGATATCGTGTGATGCTCTTT GATCTCTTTGGGCGTGGTTTCTCCGACGGTGTCGCTGATATACCACACGATGCCCGTCTCTACGTCTCCCAAATGCTGCTTGTCTTGGCTTCTAGCCCTCTTGCATGGACCGGTACAGGCGCCTTTCGCCTTGTTGGCTATTCTCTCGGCGGTGGCATCGCAGTTCATTTTGCCAATGCGTTTCCTAACCTCGTGCGCGATCTCGTGCTCCTCGCGCCTGCGGGTTTAATCCGCGCCGCCTCCTTTGGCCGCGTCTCTCGATTCCTCTTCGTCTCTGGCCTCGTCCCGGAGCGCATTCTGGCCGTCGCTACACGCAGTCGTCTTCAAAAGCCTATCGCCGCTTCAGCCAAGCCACCCCCCAAGACGCCCATCGAGGCTGTCACTACGCCACCACTCAATGTTGCCGAGGCAGAGGTGGTTCCAGCGTCCGGTGAGGCCGTTACGCCGTTGGAGCAACGTGTCATGGAGTATGTGCGCTGGATGGTCACCCATCACAGTGGCTTCGTCCCCGCGTTCATGTCGAGCATTCGCTTTGCACCCCTGACCGATCAGCATGAAGCCTGGGCCAAGTTGTCCGAGCGTGCTCCTGGCACTACAGCTGTTTTACTAGCTAGATCTGACGAGATCATTGATCCCGAGTCCTATCGCCGGGATGCACTATCCCTCGTTGGCGGTGAGCACCATGTCCGCTGGCGAATTCTTCCAGGGAGCCATGATTTCGTTATGACGCATGCGGGAGACATCCTTAGCGAGATTGACGACATGTTCAATACTAACAAGGTGTGA
- a CDS encoding hypothetical protein (EggNog:ENOG41) — MLFSPDRLIPALYQKSRLAPVCGSKTSLQTIVSAQQLRIAELYADQNVVVSAKPGSGKIATIEAIAAAHPDKRIGSILFSKRLQSETSHRLRKYHNSDVYTFHGIAGLLLGQVVPSDEALIKLLENIDKCGKLPRWALKPFDIIVLDELSSSAVQFINRVFLGGEQYISSSKRGPKPIVLRCNIWDSLAVAGAISPLIKRYKPENCVIIARSIRTKGPLQDLANALAQVYGLPINVPPDEETPLDDIVINGKLCISTIHQFKGRERKLVVLLGIDASYFQFFGRNLPDDS; from the exons ATGTTATTCTCTCCAGATAGGCTCATCCCGGCTCTTTACCAGAAATCACGGCTGGCTCCAGTCTGTGGGTCCAAGACCAGTCTTCAAACCATCGTCTCAGCACAGCAGCTGAGGATCGCAGAACTCTATGCTGACCAGAATGTCGTGGTATCAGCAAAACCCGGATCAGGCAAAATCGCCACCATAGAAGCAATCGCGGCTGCACATCCCGATAAGAGAATTGGAAGcattctcttctcaaagagaCTTCAGAGTGAAACCTCTCATCGTCTCAGAAAATACCACAACAGCGATGTATACACTTTCCATGGCATTGCGGGTCTCCTCCTTGGACAAGTGGTTCCGAGCGATGAAGCACTTATCAAGCTCTTGGAGAATATCGACAAGTGCGGCAAGCTTCCACGATGGGCCTTAAAACCTTTCGACATCATTGTGCTAGACGA GCTGTCCTCATCGGCTGTCCAGTTCATCAACCGTGTCTTCCTTGGTGGAGAGCAGTACATCTCCAGTTCGAAGCGTGGCCCAAAGCCCATTGTCCTGAGATGCAACATTTGGGACAGTCTGGCAGTGGCGGGAGCGATCTCCCCCCTGATCAAACGTTACAAGCCTGAGAACTGCGTGATAATAGCACGCTCTATCCGTACGAAAGGACCGTTGCAAGACCTTGCAAATGCGTTGGCCCAGGTCTATGGTTTGCCGATAAATGTACCTCCTGATGAGGAAACACCTCTCGACGACATCGTGATCAACGGAAAATTGTGTATCTCTACGATACATCAGTTCAAGGGCCGAGAGCGTAagcttgttgttcttcttggcatcgATGCCTCCTATTTCCAGTTCTTCGGCCGCAACTTGCCAGATGACAGCTGA